A window of Lentibacillus sp. Marseille-P4043 contains these coding sequences:
- a CDS encoding metal ABC transporter permease, whose product MNFIEAIMHYEFLQKALLTSIMVGIICGVIGCFIVLRGMALMGDAISHAVLPGVAVSYFLGINFFFGAVFTGVLTAIGIGYISQNSRIKNDSSIGIVFTSAFALGIILITLMKSSTDLYHILFGNVLAVRPSDMWMTLVIGLIVLVSVYVFYKELLVTSFDPTMAQAYGLPNKLIHYFLMTLLTMVTVASLQTVGIILVVAMLITPAATAYLLTNRLSTMIFLSSGFGVIAAVICLYISYKANLASGATIVLVATILFFITFIISPKHGVLWRTIRSRKQRASYS is encoded by the coding sequence CATCCATTATGGTTGGAATTATCTGTGGGGTAATTGGTTGTTTTATTGTCCTGCGTGGAATGGCTTTAATGGGAGATGCCATTTCACATGCGGTTTTACCAGGTGTAGCGGTTTCCTATTTTTTAGGAATCAACTTTTTCTTTGGAGCAGTTTTTACAGGGGTACTCACAGCAATTGGAATTGGCTATATTAGTCAAAACAGCCGAATTAAAAACGATTCATCAATCGGAATAGTGTTCACTTCTGCCTTTGCGCTCGGGATTATTTTAATTACGCTAATGAAAAGCAGCACTGATTTATATCATATCCTGTTTGGAAATGTGTTGGCTGTCAGACCTTCGGATATGTGGATGACTTTAGTAATCGGGCTGATTGTACTCGTAAGTGTGTATGTTTTTTACAAGGAATTACTGGTGACTTCCTTTGATCCGACAATGGCGCAAGCATATGGCTTACCAAATAAGTTAATTCACTACTTTTTGATGACATTATTGACGATGGTAACTGTTGCATCATTGCAAACTGTTGGGATTATCTTGGTAGTTGCTATGTTAATTACGCCTGCAGCTACAGCATATTTGTTAACCAATCGGCTATCGACCATGATATTTCTCTCATCAGGATTTGGTGTTATTGCGGCTGTAATCTGCCTCTATATCAGTTATAAAGCAAATCTAGCTTCAGGTGCAACGATAGTACTGGTTGCAACCATTTTGTTTTTCATAACATTTATTATTTCACCAAAGCATGGTGTTCTATGGCGAACGATACGGTCCCGTAAGCAACGCGCATCGTATTCATAA
- a CDS encoding metal ABC transporter substrate-binding protein, with protein MKKGLVFIVMFTVVFIFAGCSGNEEGAADAKQNGEKLQVVTTYSILYDIVQNVAGDLAEVHSLVPIGTDPHSYEPLPEDVQLTSDADIVFYNGFNLEAGNSWFHKMVETAGKSEEDETVFRITEGIDPQLLKSGGHKGEPDPHAWLDAKNGIVYAENARDALMKADPDNKEIYEQNAADYIKELEAMDNEIKQKVNKIPEEKRVLVTSEGAFKYFSAAYGFHAAYIWEINAENQGTPDQIKSVVDTIKEKEIPGLFIETSVDPRSMETVSNETGAPIVGKIFTDSLGEAGEEGDTYIKMMEWNVDMITKGLME; from the coding sequence GTGAAAAAAGGCTTAGTTTTCATAGTGATGTTTACGGTAGTTTTTATATTTGCTGGATGTTCGGGAAATGAAGAAGGAGCTGCTGATGCGAAACAAAACGGAGAAAAGCTTCAGGTTGTCACGACGTACTCGATTTTATACGATATTGTGCAAAATGTTGCTGGTGACCTTGCAGAGGTCCACAGCTTAGTACCAATTGGAACGGACCCGCATTCATATGAACCATTGCCAGAGGATGTGCAGTTAACGTCTGATGCAGATATTGTATTTTATAACGGTTTCAATTTAGAGGCGGGTAATTCTTGGTTTCATAAGATGGTTGAGACAGCCGGAAAGTCAGAAGAAGACGAGACAGTTTTTCGCATTACGGAAGGGATCGATCCACAATTGTTAAAATCAGGCGGACATAAAGGAGAACCCGATCCACATGCGTGGCTGGATGCAAAAAATGGAATCGTTTATGCGGAAAATGCAAGGGATGCATTAATGAAGGCAGATCCGGATAATAAAGAAATATATGAACAGAATGCTGCGGATTATATTAAAGAATTAGAGGCAATGGATAATGAAATAAAACAAAAAGTCAATAAAATCCCTGAAGAAAAACGAGTTTTAGTAACAAGTGAAGGTGCGTTTAAGTATTTCTCGGCAGCATACGGCTTTCATGCGGCATACATTTGGGAAATCAATGCAGAAAATCAAGGTACACCTGATCAAATAAAGTCAGTTGTTGATACTATTAAGGAAAAAGAAATTCCGGGGTTGTTTATAGAAACTAGTGTTGATCCTCGTAGTATGGAAACAGTGTCCAATGAGACAGGGGCACCGATTGTAGGAAAAATATTTACGGATTCATTAGGAGAAGCGGGAGAAGAAGGGGATACGTATATAAAGATGATGGAATGGAATGTCGATATGATTACAAAAGGTTTGATGGAGTAA
- the smpB gene encoding SsrA-binding protein SmpB has protein sequence MPKGTGKTIAQNKKASHDYFIEDTYEAGIVLQGTEIKSIRAGRINLKDSHARIDRGEVKLINMHIATYEQGNRFNHDPTRTRKLLLHRKEIDKLIGLTQQQGYALVPLKVYIKNGVAKILIGLGRGKKKYDKREDLKRKQMKRDIARAIKDRDHM, from the coding sequence ATGCCAAAAGGAACAGGAAAAACAATTGCCCAAAATAAAAAAGCATCCCATGATTACTTTATTGAAGATACGTATGAAGCGGGTATTGTACTGCAAGGTACGGAAATCAAATCAATCCGTGCAGGCCGAATCAATTTAAAGGATTCACATGCACGAATCGATCGTGGCGAGGTAAAACTTATTAACATGCATATAGCAACGTATGAGCAGGGAAATCGGTTTAACCATGATCCAACACGAACACGTAAATTGCTGCTTCATCGCAAAGAAATTGATAAGTTGATTGGTTTAACACAGCAACAGGGTTATGCCCTCGTTCCATTAAAGGTTTATATTAAGAACGGTGTGGCAAAAATCCTTATTGGACTTGGCAGAGGGAAAAAGAAATATGATAAACGGGAAGATCTGAAGCGGAAACAAATGAAACGTGATATTGCTAGGGCGATAAAAGATCGTGATCATATGTAA
- a CDS encoding alpha/beta hydrolase: MPVNPKIQFFLDKLNALPKTPLDEITPEAYRAMETESIKNLPQLEEPVKKVEDRVLKLKGRDIPVRVYTPNKGTAPHPGLVYYHGGGWVLGDLESHDAVCRFLANTASCVVISVDYRLAPESKFPAAVDDAYDSLEWIVEHEEEFAIDRSRIAVGGDSAGGNLAAVACIIAKERKAPEICHQLLLYPSTGFKEEPPSLKENAEGYFLTAESMEWFRKHYFNSDDDMLHPYASPILYHDLSGLPSATILTAQYDPLRDVGKAYAEQLEVNGVNVVYKNYEDLIHGFANFAGFVPEAKDALEDGARSLEKAFASSK, translated from the coding sequence ATGCCTGTGAATCCTAAAATTCAGTTTTTCTTGGACAAATTGAATGCGCTTCCTAAAACACCGTTGGATGAAATAACACCGGAAGCTTATCGAGCAATGGAAACAGAGTCAATAAAAAATCTTCCGCAATTGGAAGAACCGGTTAAAAAGGTTGAGGATCGGGTTTTAAAATTAAAGGGAAGGGATATCCCTGTCCGTGTTTACACCCCGAATAAAGGGACAGCCCCACATCCTGGTTTAGTTTATTACCACGGAGGTGGATGGGTATTGGGGGATTTAGAAAGTCATGATGCTGTTTGCCGATTTCTTGCAAATACAGCATCGTGTGTCGTTATTTCGGTAGACTATCGTTTAGCTCCAGAATCAAAATTTCCCGCTGCAGTAGATGATGCTTATGATTCATTGGAATGGATTGTGGAACACGAAGAGGAGTTTGCAATTGATCGAAGTCGGATTGCTGTTGGAGGTGATAGCGCTGGTGGGAATCTTGCAGCAGTTGCCTGTATCATTGCGAAAGAGCGGAAAGCACCAGAAATATGTCATCAGTTGCTTTTGTATCCGTCAACAGGTTTTAAAGAGGAGCCGCCTTCATTAAAAGAAAATGCAGAAGGGTATTTTTTAACTGCAGAATCCATGGAATGGTTTAGAAAGCATTATTTTAATAGTGATGACGACATGCTTCATCCATATGCTTCGCCGATTCTTTATCATGATTTAAGTGGCTTACCGTCCGCTACTATTTTGACTGCTCAGTATGATCCGTTGCGCGATGTGGGTAAGGCTTATGCAGAACAACTGGAAGTAAATGGGGTAAACGTTGTATATAAAAACTATGAAGATTTGATCCATGGATTTGCTAACTTTGCCGGATTTGTTCCAGAAGCTAAAGATGCCCTTGAAGATGGGGCGCGAAGTCTGGAAAAAGCCTTTGCATCATCCAAATAA
- a CDS encoding carboxymuconolactone decarboxylase family protein: protein MSTILYQKEYMKNLNQLKDLAPEQMKAFSEYNDGVFKDGALTKKDKEIIAVAIAHVTQCPYCIDSHTRSAKKAGASLEELVEAVFVVSGVEAGGAVTHSTNMHNAKDPEADDTLYVRSNLKKLGQLGKSAPDAFKGYSNFNAAAMKEGKLSAKFKEIIAVAVGHATLCPYCIDVHTKNADKAGATDEELSEAVLVASALLAGGSYAHMANMIKSYGE, encoded by the coding sequence ATGTCGACTATTCTATATCAAAAAGAATACATGAAAAATTTAAATCAGTTAAAAGATTTGGCTCCCGAACAGATGAAAGCCTTTTCCGAGTATAATGATGGCGTTTTTAAAGATGGAGCTTTGACGAAAAAGGACAAAGAAATTATTGCTGTAGCGATAGCACATGTAACACAATGCCCGTACTGTATTGATTCGCATACACGTAGTGCAAAAAAAGCAGGTGCTTCGCTTGAGGAATTGGTGGAAGCTGTATTTGTCGTTTCCGGAGTAGAAGCTGGTGGGGCAGTAACCCATAGTACGAATATGCATAATGCGAAAGACCCGGAAGCAGATGATACACTTTATGTAAGATCTAATTTGAAAAAGCTTGGTCAATTAGGAAAAAGTGCTCCTGACGCTTTTAAAGGGTATTCAAACTTTAATGCTGCAGCCATGAAAGAAGGAAAGCTAAGCGCCAAATTTAAAGAAATCATTGCAGTAGCTGTTGGACATGCCACGTTATGTCCATATTGTATTGATGTTCATACCAAAAATGCCGATAAAGCCGGTGCTACAGATGAAGAGCTTTCAGAAGCAGTATTGGTTGCGTCCGCTCTACTAGCTGGCGGATCGTATGCACACATGGCAAATATGATAAAAAGTTATGGAGAATAA
- a CDS encoding TetR/AcrR family transcriptional regulator — MSNIINILAGVVTKMGKRGRKKGANGEQSRKQLLDIAAEEFAHNGYYETKISTIVKRAELTQPTFYLYFKGKEEIFQELVNLFRAELSNLIKQSRLEPGISLTSFPDNIKGKLTAIFQFFKGNPNLTQIGLFFALEAEKIKQQLSDQIEMNLIAEQQDGYFRTDIDMGIVADSIMGIIERLTVTKLLSGLKTPEMLANEIVNLLVYGLHYQ, encoded by the coding sequence ATGAGTAATATAATTAACATCTTAGCTGGAGTTGTCACTAAAATGGGGAAACGCGGAAGAAAAAAAGGTGCAAATGGAGAACAAAGCCGGAAGCAATTACTGGATATTGCAGCGGAAGAGTTTGCACATAATGGATATTATGAAACAAAGATTAGCACTATTGTAAAACGGGCTGAGTTAACCCAACCAACTTTTTATTTATATTTCAAAGGAAAAGAGGAAATATTTCAGGAATTAGTCAATTTGTTTCGAGCCGAACTATCCAATCTTATAAAACAAAGCCGGCTTGAACCCGGAATTAGTTTGACTTCCTTTCCTGATAATATAAAGGGAAAACTAACAGCTATATTTCAGTTTTTTAAAGGAAATCCAAATTTAACGCAGATCGGATTATTTTTCGCACTCGAAGCAGAAAAAATAAAGCAACAATTATCTGATCAAATAGAGATGAACCTTATCGCCGAACAACAAGATGGTTATTTTCGCACAGACATCGATATGGGGATAGTAGCTGATAGTATTATGGGGATTATCGAACGGCTTACCGTTACCAAATTACTAAGTGGATTAAAAACCCCGGAAATGCTTGCAAATGAAATTGTCAACCTTTTGGTGTACGGACTGCATTATCAATAG
- the sinI gene encoding DNA-binding anti-repressor SinI, which produces MEVLGEAKTESVDDDWVALILMAKQIGLTQDDVRRFIRKQQSIQIPQRGSSLYNSELKEIK; this is translated from the coding sequence ATGGAAGTGCTAGGGGAAGCAAAAACGGAATCGGTTGATGATGACTGGGTTGCCTTAATCCTGATGGCAAAACAGATTGGACTTACACAGGATGACGTTAGGAGGTTTATTCGAAAACAGCAAAGCATACAAATTCCTCAAAGGGGTAGTTCGTTATATAACAGTGAATTAAAAGAGATCAAATAA
- a CDS encoding M42 family metallopeptidase, whose product MSTYPNVNETKEIIKQLVSIPSPSGYTENVIQYVDRFLQDLQVETRRNHKGGLIATLPGENDKEHRMLTAHVDTLGAMVKEVKDNGRLRLDLIGGFKYNAIEGEYCEIHTSSGKVFTGTILMHQTSVHVYKNAGDAKRNQENMEVRIDAKVENAKEIRELGIEVGDFVSFDPRVQLADNGFIKSRHLDDKASVGILLQLIKRLKEENVTLPYTTHFLISNNEEIGYGGNSNITPETVEYLAVDMGAMGDGQSTDEYTASICVKDASGPYHFGLRKHLVELAESNDIGYQLDIYPYYGSDASAAIRAGHDIVHGLIGPGIDSSHAYERTHETSLDYTEQLLYHYVLSGMVKY is encoded by the coding sequence ATGAGTACATACCCAAACGTTAACGAAACAAAAGAGATTATTAAACAGTTAGTGTCGATCCCAAGTCCTTCAGGTTACACGGAAAACGTAATTCAGTATGTCGATCGTTTTTTACAGGATTTACAGGTGGAAACTAGACGTAATCATAAAGGTGGATTAATTGCAACATTGCCTGGAGAAAATGATAAAGAACATAGAATGCTAACTGCACATGTCGATACATTAGGGGCGATGGTGAAGGAAGTAAAGGATAATGGCCGGCTTCGTCTGGACCTTATTGGCGGATTCAAGTATAACGCAATAGAGGGTGAGTACTGTGAGATACATACATCTAGTGGTAAGGTTTTTACCGGAACCATCTTAATGCATCAAACATCTGTTCATGTTTACAAGAATGCTGGGGATGCGAAACGTAATCAAGAAAATATGGAAGTTCGGATTGATGCCAAGGTGGAAAACGCTAAGGAAATTCGTGAACTTGGTATTGAGGTTGGGGATTTTGTGTCATTCGATCCACGAGTTCAGCTTGCCGATAACGGATTCATTAAATCCCGTCATTTAGATGACAAAGCAAGTGTTGGGATTTTGTTGCAGCTGATTAAGCGACTGAAAGAAGAAAATGTGACACTTCCATATACGACACATTTTCTAATTTCAAATAATGAGGAAATTGGCTATGGTGGAAATTCTAATATCACACCTGAAACGGTTGAATATTTAGCAGTTGATATGGGTGCCATGGGAGATGGCCAATCAACCGATGAATACACCGCTTCCATTTGTGTGAAGGATGCAAGTGGACCGTACCATTTTGGGTTGCGTAAACATCTTGTAGAGTTGGCGGAATCGAATGACATCGGCTATCAATTGGATATTTATCCGTATTATGGATCAGACGCATCGGCAGCGATCAGAGCTGGTCATGATATTGTTCATGGACTTATCGGACCAGGTATTGACTCATCCCATGCATATGAAAGAACACATGAAACATCTTTAGACTATACGGAACAATTGCTGTATCATTATGTTCTTTCTGGAATGGTAAAATATTAA
- a CDS encoding nucleotidyltransferase family protein, translated as MSFYQQSRDQILLHLKNIIDTTLKDIPADVYLFGSWARKEEKRTSDIDVALQSPEEIPIIKWVELRERIEESPLPYRVDLVDLSKADQDLINRIKKEGIQWKGYSNEFKSQTKP; from the coding sequence ATGAGCTTTTATCAGCAAAGTAGGGATCAGATATTGCTGCATCTAAAAAATATAATTGATACAACATTAAAGGATATCCCGGCTGATGTGTATCTTTTTGGCTCATGGGCTCGGAAGGAAGAGAAAAGAACTTCTGATATTGATGTTGCACTTCAATCACCGGAAGAAATTCCGATAATAAAGTGGGTTGAACTCCGTGAAAGAATAGAAGAATCACCCCTTCCATATCGTGTTGATTTAGTCGATTTGTCAAAGGCAGATCAGGATCTTATTAATAGAATTAAAAAGGAGGGGATACAATGGAAAGGTTACTCGAACGAGTTCAAGTCGCAAACAAAGCCTTAA
- a CDS encoding nucleotidyltransferase substrate binding protein: MERLLERVQVANKALRTFNEVVKIESPSAIERDAAIQRFEFSFEACWKAGKQYLYNVEGLDIGSPKGVIRSFREVGVFSEEETVLGLRMVDHRNLTVHTYNEDLSIEISGMLPQYYQLLCNWMERIHNRIHMDTK, from the coding sequence ATGGAAAGGTTACTCGAACGAGTTCAAGTCGCAAACAAAGCCTTAAGGACATTTAATGAGGTGGTTAAAATTGAAAGCCCTTCCGCTATTGAACGCGATGCAGCAATTCAGCGCTTCGAATTTAGTTTTGAAGCATGTTGGAAAGCAGGTAAACAATATTTGTATAATGTTGAGGGCCTGGACATTGGTTCGCCAAAGGGCGTTATTCGTTCTTTTCGGGAAGTTGGTGTCTTTAGTGAAGAGGAAACTGTTCTTGGTTTACGGATGGTCGATCACCGTAATTTAACCGTGCATACATATAATGAGGATTTATCAATTGAAATTTCGGGAATGCTTCCACAATATTATCAGCTGTTGTGTAACTGGATGGAGCGTATACATAATAGGATTCACATGGATACGAAATAG